The Puntigrus tetrazona isolate hp1 chromosome 4, ASM1883169v1, whole genome shotgun sequence genome includes a window with the following:
- the LOC122343005 gene encoding serine/threonine-protein kinase Nek3-like, translated as MGDVKNLQKRSYQNLPDDSDSSDETVESPLLKRVFEEHGYTKIGQLGRGISGIVYQVTNNSGEHYVIKQMNSRERKEQNAVQMEVMILEKMIHGYIVSYVESFEDKETGLFYIVMEYCAGGDLFKRMKKQAEEGFFEEQQILDWFVQICLALQYLHEERRDICHRDIKPQNVFLTEDDYINLGDFGCSKVHTRADPYASSVVGAELYVSPEGRQKKYNSPSDIWSLGWLLYNLCMLDVWSDIKKRRFQQASHDMGYPLHFSDKCSKDLQELIKEMLNCDPKARPSADEILAKPFLCDAVKRNKTIPQAFDRRFIVSLKTFDEAYNEHYNNFKTLVKEWGETTDALEDIHRKCTIGTLSGSVIGTAGGVTALVGAILAPFTFGASLIVTGVGIGVGVAGGLTGAVSSIANTVQQKSLRENITTFQKKFTDVTPLFDSLSTLRELLKTVRKFKDFVSDSSGNAAMSCKIDKTNTLFATELINLGLLTNVGRMVAQTARVGRAAAEAIAAVTGVLSGILVIVDTVFIAVDSIDMHQMRQGKVSDPKKVKSSLLKSIAQMRKTHGDLLTVSKEIQNTRNDLNEYIKKAWGYRDLESTNI; from the exons ATGGGTGATGTCAAG aatctACAGAAAAGAAGCTATCAGAATCTCCCTGATGACAGTGACTCTTCAGATGAGACAGTTGAATCTCCTTTACTGAAAC GAGTTTTTGAAGAACATGGATACACCAAAATAGGACAACTGGGACGAGGGATTTCAGGAATAGTGTATCAGGTGACCAACAATTCTGGAGAGCATTATGTGATTAAACAGATGAACTCCAGAGAA AGGAAGGAGCAGAACGCTGTCCAAATGGAAGTCATGATCCTAGAGAAAATGATCCATGGATATATTGTTTCTTATGTGGAATCATTTGAAG ATAAAGAAACTGGACTCTTTTATATTGTGATGGAGTATTGTGCGGGAGGAGATCTTTTCAAGAGGATGAAAAAGCAGGCTGAGGAAGGCTTTTTTGAAGAACAACAG ATCCTTGACTGGTTTGTTCAGATTTGTCTGGCCCTTCAGTATCTACACGAGGAGAGGAGGGATATTTGTCACAGAGACATAAAACCTCAG AATGTTTTTCTGACTGAAGATGACTACATCAATCTAGGAGACTTTGGATGCTCAAAAGTGCACACAAG AGCTGATCCTTATGCAAGCTCTGTAGTAGGTGCAGAGCTCTATGTCAGCCCAGAAGGTCGTCAGAAGAAATATAATTCCCCAAG tgaTATTTGGTCATTGGGATGGTTACTCTATAATCTCTGCATGCTGGATGTATGG TCAGATATTAAAAAACGTCGCTTTCAACAAGCATCCCACGATATGGGATATCCCCTTCACTTCTCAGACAAGTGCTCAAAGGATCTACAGGAATTAATCAAGGAAATGCTCAACTGTGACCCTAAAGCCAGACCTTCAGCTGATGAGATTCTAGCAAAACCGTTCCTTTGTGATGCAGTAAAGAGAAACAAGACAATTCCGCAAGCATTTGATCGAAGGTTTATAGTGTCTTTAAAGACCTTTGATGAGGCCTACAATGAGcactataataattttaaaactttagtTAAAGAGTGGGGAGAAACAACAGATGCACTAGAGGACATACATCGTAAATGCACAATAGGCACGCTGTCAGGTTCAGTGATCGGGACAGCTGGTGGAGTCACTGCATTAGTTGGTGCAATACTGGCTCCTTTTACCTTTGGAGCATCTCTGATTGTTACAGGCGTTGGGATTGGAGTTGGAGTTGCAGGTGGTTTAACAGGTGCTGTATCCAGCATTGCAAATACAGTCCAACAAAAATCACTCCGTGAAAACATTACAACATTTCAGAAGAAATTTACAGATGTGACACCACTTTTCGATTCACTGAGTACACTGAGAGAGCTACTGAAAACAGTCAGAAAGTTCAAAGATTTTGTCAGTGACTCTTCTGGCAATGCAGCAATGTCATGcaaaatagacaaaacaaatacattgttTGCCACAGAGCTCATTAATCTAGGTCTGCTGACAAATGTTGGCAGAATGGTTGCTCAAACCGCCAGAGTAGGACGAGCAGCAGCAGAAGCAATAGCTGCAGTCACAGGAGTGTTGAGTGGAATTCTAGTGATTGTTGATACTGTCTTTATAGCAGTGGATTCTATAGACATGCATCAGATGAGACAGGGAAAAGTGTCTGATCCTAAAAAGGTCAAATCAAGTTTACTGAAGTCCATTGCTCAAATGAGGAAAACGCATGGTGATCTTTTAACAGTCTCAAaggaaatacaaaatacaagaaATGACCTAAATGAGTATATAAAAAAGGCCTGGGGTTACAGAGATTTAGAGAGTACAAACATATAA